A region from the Benincasa hispida cultivar B227 chromosome 10, ASM972705v1, whole genome shotgun sequence genome encodes:
- the LOC120089281 gene encoding uncharacterized protein LOC120089281, producing MRTGGLRSLLPACESSSVVAGSSLTVILHCQLTEPPSIGCIASSGSRLSLETQIWLFESSWRNLCCCSAWLEFIYGFNWSFPYPSVSWCAIFGHNIEVRERTKRRMTRRICDRAMGLNIVSAYVFLMISNFSLEVNF from the exons ATGCGCACTGGAGGTCTTAGATCTCTTCTACCAGCGTGCGAATCGTCGTCGGTTGTGGCTGGGAGTTCGTTGACCGTCATCTTACATTGCCAGTTGACTGAGCCACCATCGATCGGGTGTATAGCATCGTCTGGCAGCCGTCTCTCGTTGGAAACTCAGATTTG GTTGTTTGAGAGTTCTTGGAGGAATTTGTGTTGTTGTTCTGCATGGTTGGAGTTCATTTATG GTTTTAATTGGAGTTTTCCTTATCCATCGGTTTCTTGGTGCGCAATATTTGGACATAATATTGAG gtaagggaaAGGACAAAACGACGAATGACAAGAAGAATTTGTGACCGAGCCATGGGACTTAACATCGTTTCCGCATATGTTTTTCTTAtgatttcaaattttagcttaGAAGTCAACTTTTAA